From Pan paniscus chromosome 6, NHGRI_mPanPan1-v2.0_pri, whole genome shotgun sequence, one genomic window encodes:
- the NOD1 gene encoding nucleotide-binding oligomerization domain-containing protein 1 isoform X2: MEEQGHSEMEIIPSESHPHIQLLKSNRELLVTHIRNTQCLVDNLLKNDYFSAEDAEIVCACPTQPDKVRKILDLVQSKGEEVSEFFLYLLQQLADAYVDLRPWLLEIGFSPSLLTQSKVVVNTDPVSRYTQQLRHHLGRDSKFVLCYAQKEELPLEEIYMDTIMELVGFSNESLGSLNSLACLLDHTTGILNEQGETIFILGDAGVGKSMLLQRLQSLWATGRLDTGVKFFFHFRCRMFSCFKESDRLCLQDLLFKHYCYPERDPEEVFAFLLRFPHVALFTFDGLDELHSDLDLSRVPDSSCPWEPAHPLVLLANLLSGKLLKGASKLLTARTGIEVPRQFLRKKVLLRGFSPSHLRAYARRMFPERALQDRLLSQLEANPNLCSLCSVPLFCWIIFRCFQHFRAAFEGSPQLPDCTMTLTDVFLLVTEVHLNRMQPSSLVQRNTRSPVETLHAGRDTLCSLGQVAHRGMEKSLFVFTQEEVQASGLQERDMQLGFLRALPELGPRGDQQSYEFFHLTLQAFFTAFFLVLDDRVGTQELLRFFQEWMPPAGAATTSCYPPFLPFQCLQGSGPAREDLFKNKDHFQFTNLFLCGLLSKAKQKLLRHLVPAAALRRKRKALWAHLFSSLRGYLKSLPRVQVESFNQVQAMPTFIWMLRCIYETQSQKVGQLAARGICANYLKLTYCNACSADCSALSFVLHHFPKRLALDLDNNNLNDYGVRELQPCFSRLTVLRLSVNQITDGGVKVLSEELTKYKIVTYLGLYNNQITDVGARLGKNKITSEGGKYLALAVKNSKSISEVGMWGNQVGDEGAKAFAEALRNHPSLTTLSLASNGISTEGGKSLARALQQNTSLEILWLTQNELNDEVAESLAEMLKVNQTLKHLWLIQNQITAKGTAQLADALQSNSGITEICLNGNLIKPEEAKVYEDEKRIICF, encoded by the exons ATGGAAGAGCAGGGCCACAGTGAGATGGAAATAATCCCATCAGAGTCTCACCCCCACATTCAATTACTGAAAAGCAATCGGGAACTTCTGGTCACTCACATCCGCAACACTCAGTGTCTGGTGGACAACTTGCTGAAGAATGACTACTTCTCGGCCGAAGATGCGGAGATTGTGTGTGCCTGCCCCACCCAGCCCGACAAG GTCCGCAAAATTCTGGACCTGGTACAGAGCAAGGGCGAGGAGGTGTCCGAGTTCTTCCTCTACTTGCTCCAGCAACTCGCAGATGCCTATGTGGACCTCAGGCCTTGGCTGCTGGAGATCGGCTTCTCCCCTTCCCTGCTCACTCAGAGCAAAGTTGTGGTCAACACTGACCCAG TGAGCAGGTATACCCAGCAGCTGCGACACCATCTGGGCCGTGACTCCAAGTTCGTGCTGTGCTATGCCCAGAAGGAGGAGCTGCCGCTGGAGGAGATCTACATGGACACCATCATGGAGCTGGTTGGCTTCAGCAATGAGAGCCTGGGCAGCCTGAACAGCCTGGCCTGCCTCCTGGACCACACCACCGGCATCCTCAATGAGCAGGGTGAGACCATCTTCATCCTGGGTGATGCTGGGGTGGGCAAGTCCATGCTGCTGCAGCGGCTGCAGAGCCTCTGGGCCACGGGCCGGCTAGACACAGGGGTCAAATTCTTCTTCCACTTTCGCTGCCGCATGTTCAGCTGCTTCAAGGAAAGTGACAGGCTGTGTCTGCAGGACCTGCTCTTCAAGCACTACTGCTACCCAGAGCGGGACCCCGAGGAGGTGTTTGCCTTCCTGCTGCGCTTCCCCCACGTGGCCCTCTTCACCTTCGATGGCCTGGACGAGCTGCACTCGGACTTGGACCTGAGCCGTGTGCCTGACAGCTCCTGCCCCTGGGAGCCTGCCCACCCCCTGGTCTTGCTGGCCAACCTGCTCAGTGGGAAGCTGCTCAAGGGGGCTAGCAAGCTGCTCACGGCCCGCACAGGCATCGAGGTCCCGCGCCAGTTCCTGCGGAAGAAGGTGCTTCTCCGGGGCTTCTCCCCCAGCCACCTGCGCGCCTATGCCAGGAGGATGTTCCCCGAGCGGGCCCTGCAGGACCGCCTGCTGAGCCAGCTGGAGGCCAACCCCAACCTCTGCAGCCTGTGCTCTGTGCCCCTCTTCTGCTGGATCATCTTCCGGTGCTTCCAGCACTTCCGTGCTGCCTTTGAAGGCTCACCACAGCTGCCCGACTGCACGATGACCCTGACAGATGTCTTCCTCCTGGTCACCGAGGTCCATCTGAACAGGATGCAGCCCAGCAGCCTGGTGCAGCGGAACACACGCAGCCCAGTGGAGACCCTCCACGCCGGCCGGGACACTCTGTGCTCGCTGGGGCAGGTGGCCCACCGGGGCATGGAGAAGAGCCTCTTTGTCTTCACCCAGGAGGAGGTGCAGGCCTCCGGGCTGCAGGAGAGAGACATGCAGCTGGGCTTCCTGCGGGCTTTGCCGGAGCTGGGCCCCAGGGGTGACCAGCAGTCCTATGAGTTTTTCCACCTCACCCTCCAGGCCTTCTTTACAGCCTTCTTCCTCGTGCTGGACGACAGGGTGGGTACTCAGGAGCTGCTCAGGTTCTTCCAGGAGTGGATGCCCCCTGCGGGGGCAGCGACCACGTCCTGCTATCCTCCCTTCCTCCCGTTCCAGTGCCTGCAGGGCAGTGGTCCGGCGCGGGAAGACCTCTTCAAGAACAAGGATCACTTCCAGTTCACCAACCTCTTCCTGTGCGGGCTGTTGTCCAAAGCCAAACAGAAACTCCTGCGGCACCTGGTGCCCGCGGCGGCCCTGAGGAGGAAGCGCAAGGCCCTGTGGGCACACCTGTTTTCCAGCCTGCGGGGCTACCTGAAGAGCCTGCCCCGCGTTCAGGTCGAAAGCTTCAACCAGGTGCAGGCCATGCCCACGTTCATCTGGATGCTGCGTTGCATCTACGAGACACAGAGCCAGAAGGTGGGGCAGCTGGCGGCCAGGGGCATCTGTGCCAACTACCTCAAGCTGACCTACTGCAACGCCTGCTCGGCCGACTGCAGCGCCCTCTCCTTCGTCCTGCATCACTTCCCCAAGCGGCTGGCCCTAGACCTAGACAACAACAATCTCAACGACTACGGCGTGCGGGAGCTGCAGCCCTGCTTCAGCCGCCTCACTGTTCTCAG ACTCAGCGTAAACCAGATCACTGACGGTGGGGTAAAGGTGCTAAGCGAAGAGCTGACCAAATACAAAATTGTGACCTATTTGGG TTTATACAACAACCAGATCACCGATGTCGGAGCCAG ActgggaaaaaacaaaataacgaGTGAAGGAGGGAAGTATCTCGCCCTGGCTGTGAAGAACAGCAAATCAATCTCTGAGGTTGG GATGTGGGGCAATCAAGTTGGGGATGAAGGAGCAAAAGCCTTCGCAGAGGCTCTGCGGAACCACCCCAGCTTGACCACCCTGAG TCTTGCGTCCAACGGCATCTCCACAGAAGGAGGAAAGAGCCTTGCGAGGGCCCTGCAGCAGAACACGTCTCTAGAAATACTGTG gCTGACCCAAAACGAACTCAACGATGAAGTGGCAGAGAGTTTGGCAGAAATGTTGAAAGTCAACCAGACGTTAAAGCATTTATG GCTTATCCAGAATCAGATCACAGCTAAGGGGACTGCCCAGCTGGCAGATGCGTTACAGAGCAACAGTGGCATAACAGAGATTTG CCTAAATGGAAACCTGATAAAACCAGAGGAGGCCAAAGTCTATGAAGATGAGAAGCGGATTATCTGTTTCTGA